The Verrucomicrobiota bacterium genome segment GGGTAACCAGGCTGGCTGAAACTTCGAGCAGGAATAAATGCCCGTCCTTGTGATAATGTTCCACTTCAAAGGTCAAAGCCTCCCCAGCCAGCAAGCGGCGCATCCGCTCAGGAATATGTTTGGCTGTTTCGGGGGAATCAAAGTCCCTCAAGTTCATGACCTGCATCTCGGTTGCGGTGTAACCGTGCATGCGGGCAAACGATTCATTGACCGCCGTCAGCTTGCCATCGGCCGTCAAAAGCATGATGCCATCATTCGCCCGGTCGAACAGGATGCGATAGCGCATCTCGCTCTCGCGCAGCGACGCCTCGACCTGCTTGCTGGCGGTGAGATCAATATCCACGCAGAACAGCTCCTGATCGCCGTGGCTGTTGACCAACATGGCGTGACTGGAGAAAACGTGGATCGGGCTCCCATCCTTTTTCTGCAGCGTCAATTCGCCGGCGGGAATGGGGACACCATTGGTCACCCAATTCGTTATAGCGCCAATGACGGCGTCCCGCATCTCCGGGGGAATGACGAGTTCTTCCAGCAGTTGATCCATGACTTCGCCGCGCTTGTAACCATAGAGGACCTCACTGGCGGCGTTCCAAAAGATAACCCGGCGGTTCTGGTCGTACCCTTGCACCGCGATATTCGGCAAATCCCGCACCAGCGCATGGAAGCGTCGCTCGCTCTCCTGCAACGCTACTTGGGCCTGCTGGCGCAGACTGTTTAGCTCACTGCCATCAATAGGCTGGGTCATGCGGATAGCCTTGCCATAGTACGGCGGTATGTCAAGGACAAGTTGCCCCATTTCTGACCGACCAATGCGTAATCTGCCTCCAGAATGGACAATAAAATGGTCTCATTGAGGGCGTTGTTATAGCCCAACCTCTTTGGTAGTCCAACCACTTTTCCAAGTGCCATTTTCGGATGTCGGAAGGCATTCCCGTGGCTGAAACGCGCTTCCTAACGTGCGGAAATCAGTTTCCGTGGTGGAAGTGCGTTTCCGCTGGCGCGGAAGGTTATTTCCGTGGCGGAAGTGTGCTTCCGCTAGTGCGGAAGGTCATTTCCGTGGCGGAAATACGTTTCTGCTGGCGAGGAAGGTCGTTTCCGTGGCGGAAGTGCGCTTCCGACGGTGCGGAATGTCATTTCCGTGGCGGAAGTGCGCTTCCGCTGGCGCGGAAGGTCGTTTCCGTGGCGGAAGTGTGTTTCCGCTGGCGCAGGAAGCTATTCGCCTAATTGGCACCACCCAAAGCACCTGCTGAAATCCGGTAATCCTGGAGGTGTTACGGTTGCGCGGCCTGGGCCAATTCAACTGTCGTTGGACTCCGGTACAAGCTAAACTGTTACTTTTCTGCCCCCTTTTGGAGACTCTCAAATTGTTCGCGGTAATTGACCGTCACAGGGCTAAGCGTACCGACTGCGACCGTCTCCGTCTCCTACGAAAAATCAAGGCGAACTGCTCTGCGGCATTCGCCATCTCGTTAAGGGGGCGAAGAAGCGCGATAGAATCGGTTGCCTTTGTCCGTCGCGGCTGGGTCCGAAAAAGTAGAAGTGCCGTTCGTGTTGGTAATGGTCATCAGTTCGCTCCAGTTCGTCAGGTTCGTGGAGACGTGGACGACAAAATCAACTCCCAGGGTCCCTCTGAGTGAAAGCTCAACATTGCCCGCGTGCTTTATGACGCCAAGCGTACAGGGCGGATTAGTAACCTGCACCGTCCCATCCACGTAGGTCGCCGACAATGGGGTGGCGTTGGTGTCGGAAACCTCGCGAAACGCGGGTGTGTCGGAAAAGCCGATCGCAGCCGGGCCGTGGCCGATCCCCGTGAAAGTCAATTCGCAAAGCTTCTGCCTTCCGGGCGGAAACGGTGACATGTCATTCCTAATGATCATGCCGCCGATGTGCCCATTCTTAGCGTCAGCGGAGTTGATAGTGATTAACGTGTTACTCTGGTTGAATTGATAATACTCGCCAGAATCTGCGGGCGGTTGGAAGTGAAGCCTTGTGGGATTGAAAGTCAAACTGAAGCCAAGACCAGACTCATTCCCTTGCGCGTCAAGATATACCCCGACCGTCCCATCTTGCCCGATGGAGAGGTTGGAGGCTGTGATCGAAATAGTTCGCGATCCGCCCAGCAGCGGCTGCTTTGGAACCGCATTCGTCGGGCCGCCTAGTATTTGACGCGGGTCTAATCCTATGACGTAGCGGACAGCCTGAACCACATCTATCACGGTGATAGCCCCATCGCCTAACGTTGCCATAGGCGCACAGTCTGCGGCTGCAAATTCGTCTCCGCATTTAGCTGTATCGAAGCCAACCGCATAGCGGATAAGCCATTTCCAATCCAGATATCGAACGTCCCCATCCCCACCTGGGTAAGCAATTCCATTGATATATGTCCATGGCGGGTAGATATCCGCCTCCCATTGGGCGTGAACGTTTCCTTCCAGAACTGGTAGCAAGAGCAAAACGGATAGCAGGAGTTTTACTGTTGCAGTGCCACAGCACCTTGTCAATCGGCGCGTTGCAGTTAAAGAGATTTGCTTCTCATTGACTTCCATGACGACATGATGCGCGCTTAGGGTGATTCGTCAATCGCTTTTTCGGAGGTCTTTTGCACGGCATATCAGGAGGGCAAAAGTGGGGCAAGGTATATTGATAGTAAACGAGCATCACCAATTTGGTCAGCACCAGCGCGCATACCGGAATGAGGTGTCAAACAACCGGGGTAAGACCATAGAATTGATTCTGCTGAAATCCGGTAATCCTGGAGGTATTACGGTTGCGCGGCCTGGGCCAGTTTCAACTGCCGTTGGATTTCCGGTACCAGCTAAACTGTTACGATTCCGAATTGACCCCGAATCTGGGAACCCAAACATGGCAAAAAAATTGGGACCAATTCTTTTGCAGAAAAATGATGCGCAGGAGATAGTATCTGGAAGTCAGGAACTAGAGTTGTGAGTGTCGTGAAACGTCCGGGTTCTGGGAATCTATGGTGAATCCGGTATTTCCAAGGTTAAGTGGCTTTGGTTCGTGTTTTTTTCCATGTCCGTTTTTCGCGCTTGTTTTCGGCGGGGGAATCGGCTTTCATGCAGCTCGACGCGCATGAGTGAAAAGACGTTAGTCGTAGTGCCAACGTATAACGAGCGGGAAAATCTGCCTCCGCTCGTCCAACGGCTTTTAAACCTGCCCGTCAAAGTGGACTTGCTGGTGGTGGACGATAATTCGCCTGACGGCACCGGAAAGCTGGCGGATGAATTGGCCGCCAAACATCCCGAGGTCCACGTGCTGCACCGTCAGGAAAAGAGCGGGTTGGGACGCGCCTATTGCGCTGGCTTCGCTTGGGCGTTGGAACGGGATTACGAATTCATCATGGAGATGGACGCGGATTTTTCCCATAACCCCGAAGAA includes the following:
- a CDS encoding cohesin domain-containing protein, which translates into the protein MEVNEKQISLTATRRLTRCCGTATVKLLLSVLLLLPVLEGNVHAQWEADIYPPWTYINGIAYPGGDGDVRYLDWKWLIRYAVGFDTAKCGDEFAAADCAPMATLGDGAITVIDVVQAVRYVIGLDPRQILGGPTNAVPKQPLLGGSRTISITASNLSIGQDGTVGVYLDAQGNESGLGFSLTFNPTRLHFQPPADSGEYYQFNQSNTLITINSADAKNGHIGGMIIRNDMSPFPPGRQKLCELTFTGIGHGPAAIGFSDTPAFREVSDTNATPLSATYVDGTVQVTNPPCTLGVIKHAGNVELSLRGTLGVDFVVHVSTNLTNWSELMTITNTNGTSTFSDPAATDKGNRFYRASSPP